Proteins encoded together in one Ochotona princeps isolate mOchPri1 chromosome 20, mOchPri1.hap1, whole genome shotgun sequence window:
- the ARL4A gene encoding ADP-ribosylation factor-like protein 4A — protein sequence MGNGLSDQTSILASLPTFQSFHIVILGLDCAGKTTVLYRLQFNEFVNTVPTKGFNTEKIKVTLGNSKTVTFHFWDVGGQEKLRPLWKSYTRCTDGIVFVVDSVDVERMEEAKTELHKITRISENQGVPVLIVANKQDLRNSLSLSEIEKLLAMGELSSSTPWYLQPTCAIIGDGLKEGLEKLHEMILKRRKMLRQQKKKR from the coding sequence ATGGGGAATGGATTGTCAGACCAAACTTCCATCCTGGCCAGCCTGCCCACCTTCCAGTCCTTCCACATCGTCATCCTGGGCTTGGACTGTGCAGGCAAGACCACAGTCTTGTACCGACTGCAGTTCAATGAATTTGTAAACACTGTACCCACGAAAGGATTTAACACGGAGAAAATCAAGGTAACCTTGGGAAACTCCAAGACTGTCACTTTTCACTTTTGGGATGTAGGTGGTCAGGAGAAATTAAGGCCACTGTGGAAGTCCTACACCAGGTGCACAGATGGCATCGTGTTCGTGGTGGACTCCGTGGACGTGGAAAGGATGGAGGAGGCGAAAACTGAACTTCATAAAATCACTAGGATATCAGAAAATCAAGGGGTCCCTGTGCTTATAGTCGCTAACAAACAAGACCTGAGGAACTCACTGTCACTTTCGGAAATTGAAAAGTTGTTAGCGATGGGGGAACTGAGCTCATCCACTCCGTGGTACCTGCAGCCCACGTGTGCCATCATAGGAGACGGATTAAAGGAAGGACTTGAGAAACTGCACGAGATGATCCTCAAAAGGAGGAAGATGCTGCGAcaacagaagaagaaaagatga